ATGCCTATGAAGGTGTAATTGACAGTTTCCATATTCTTAATAATTTTGATATACCTATTGGTTTGGAGTATTCAAAAGAGCATCAAAAATATATTCCTGAAGGAATAAGAAGTGCTACTCAGTGGACAGCAGCAAGTAATTTAAGTGATGGTGAGTTTTATTATAAAACAATGTACAATGATCAAATTAGAAAGGTCGATCTGAGTAAAATTGATTTTTCAAAAGTGGGCTTTAAAAGTTTACCATTGGATCCAGATATGAAGGAAAATATAAAAGAGGTAGAAATTTAGATTATATTTTAATTAAATCATATTATGAAATCTATTTTTGTTGTAAAAAAGTGTTTTATCACACTTAACATAGGAAAAAGTAATTGACAAATGTCTCAAAAAGAAGTATCCTCAAATTAGAAGGGGCGAGGAGGGGATGAGATGATTTGTGACAGTAAAATGCTGGAAATGTTTTTAGATGACGGATCCAGAAGAAAACTACGAGAGTTTTTCTACAAAAAAGAAATTCCCGCCAGTGAAAGTTTAAGAAAAATAAAAGGTTTAATAAAAGAGCATTTGGATTATATAAATAAGTGCAAAGAGAAAAATACCCTTGTAACATCTGACAGTGGAGAACAGTTATTTAAGAGAGTTAAAGGAATACTTTCAGTTACTTATGATGAGGATGAAAAATACAATGCTACTTTATATTTTTTCAGTTGGTATTATAATACAATCTTATCTATATATAATATGTCAACAGCAAGTGACCTACAATATATAACAGAGGATGTAATACAATTTTCACTGACTTTTAAATACCTGATAAATGAAAATGAGAATATTTTAACAATTGAATAAGATAAAATACTTTGTAAATAGTGGCAGGATATTTGAGGAGGGAAAGATGAAGAAATATATTTTAGGGGTGTTTTTTGCACTTTTTGCTCTGATGCTATCAGGATGCTGTGGAGCTAGAGTAAGACCGGAAAACACAGTAGTAAAAGGTCAAATCTAGTAGATGTAGATGCAAGAATAGGTTATTGGAATGGACTTAATATTGTTGTAACCAATAAGACTCAGTTAGGTATAGATGTATTATGGAAAGATTCAACTATAAATGGTAAAAAGATTAAAAATCATGAGTATAATGGTTTTGTAGAACCTGGAAACTGGATAGCAGAAGATGCATATGTAGATGGAGAGGTCAATTTTCCTATGAATTTTTCTTTAAAAGTAAGGCATGGAATGACAGTTGAAGAGGTAGATATGCTTTTAAGAGATGTTGGAGACAGGGTTACTGTTCAAAGAGATTATATGACAAATGCTATTAAAGCTGTTCTTCCAAGAAATTATTAATAGAAAATTATAAGTTATTATTAAAGAGGCTGTTGCTTTTTATAAGTTTGCAATTGCCTCTTTTTGTATATTACAAATAGTTTGATTATCTATGGATTTACAAAAAAGAGTAAAGAGAGGTACTTTGGCCTGATACCTCTCTTTAACTCTAGAAATTAAAATGTTTAAATGTAAAATTTAAGGAAATGTCTTATGACAATGCTATTATATCACACAGAACATTAAAGTCAACAAATATTTTGATTATCTTATAATATTTTTTTTATTAATATTTACAAGGTAAAGAGTAACATATATAAAATATATTATACATTTATATTAAATTGGAGTATACTTTACACAACAATAGAATAATAGATAGGTAGCGAAGGACAAAAGTAATTACACTCAGCTTGGCAGGCGATCAGGTGTGATGAAAGGGGAATTTGCTGAAGTAGAAAAGAAGGCTGAACTTTTTTATTAGTGGTATGGATAATATTCATATTACTCCATTTTATTGTAGTGGAAATCTATCTTTAAATGTGTATCACAGTTTCAGCTGTGATTTTTTTATTTCTAATGATAATTATGATTTTGAGGAGGAGAAAATGATAAATGCAATTTGGTGTTTCTTAATAGTAGTTGGAATATTAGTTGGAATGGTAACTGGACATACTCAGGATGTAACTGATGCAGCGATTAAATCTGCAGGAACAGGAGTTACTCTTTCTTTAGAGATGATTGGAATAATGGCATTGTGGTTAGGACTTATGAAAATAGCAGAAGAGGCAGGAATGGTAAGAGGTCTTGGAAGACTTATGAAACCTATTATGGTAAGACTGTTTCCTGAGGTACCAGCAGATCACCCAGCTATGGGTAGTATGGTAGCAAATATGGCTGCAAATGTATTTGGTCTTGGAAATGCAGCAACTCCATTAGGAATTAAAGCTATGCAGGAGTTACAGGAGTTAAATACAAATAAAGATGAAGCTTCAAATGCTATGATAATGTTTTTAGCTATTAATACATCTTCAGTAACATTGATTTCATCAAGTGTAATTGCATATAGAGTTGCAGCTGGATCTGTAAATGCTCCTGAAATAATTGCACCTACAATAGTTGCAACAGCAGTATCTACAACTGTAGCAATAATTGCATGCAAGATATTTGAAAAACTTCCTAAATACAGAAGGGAAAAAGTTAACGAACCAGCAAGAGCTTAATAAAATCAAAAAAATCTTAGTGGAGGGAAAAAATGTTTATAACAATAATGGAAAAAATTTCACTATATGCAATACCTGTGATACTATTAGTAATAGTAGGATATGCTTATTTTGTAAAAAAAGTAAAAGTATATGAAGTATTTTGTGAGGGAGCTAAAGAGGGATTTACAACTTCAATAAGAATTATCCCATTTTTAGTAGCAATGCTTGTTGCTATTGGAATATTTAGAGCTTCTGGATGTATAGATATAATGCTTAGAGTGTTAGACCCTGTATTCCAATTTATAGGAATGCCAGGAGAGGTTCTTCCTCTTGCAATATTAAGACCACTATCAGGTGGAGGAGCAAGTGGAGTAATGAATGATCTGTTAATTACTTATGGACCTGATTCATTAATAGGTAGAATTGCTTCAACTATGATGGGTTCTACTGAAACAACTTTCTATGTATTAGCAGTATATTTTGGTGCTGTAAGTATAAGAAAGATAAGACATGCTGTAGTAGTAGGATTGATTGCTGACGTTGCAGGACTTTTAACTGCTGTATGGGTTTGTAGATTAATATTTGGATAAAATATTAAAATATAAAAAGTATTGGAGATTGATATGTACAAAAAATTTAAAATTTTACTTATGTTGTCGTTTTTAATTGCTAGTTGTAACAAAATGCCTGTGGCAAATGATAAGGAATTTGTTTCAACTAATCATATGGAAAAATCTATTGAGGTTTCAGCTTCTAGAAATACT
This window of the Fusobacterium sp. DD2 genome carries:
- a CDS encoding nucleoside recognition domain-containing protein; this encodes MINAIWCFLIVVGILVGMVTGHTQDVTDAAIKSAGTGVTLSLEMIGIMALWLGLMKIAEEAGMVRGLGRLMKPIMVRLFPEVPADHPAMGSMVANMAANVFGLGNAATPLGIKAMQELQELNTNKDEASNAMIMFLAINTSSVTLISSSVIAYRVAAGSVNAPEIIAPTIVATAVSTTVAIIACKIFEKLPKYRREKVNEPARA
- a CDS encoding spore maturation protein — protein: MFITIMEKISLYAIPVILLVIVGYAYFVKKVKVYEVFCEGAKEGFTTSIRIIPFLVAMLVAIGIFRASGCIDIMLRVLDPVFQFIGMPGEVLPLAILRPLSGGGASGVMNDLLITYGPDSLIGRIASTMMGSTETTFYVLAVYFGAVSIRKIRHAVVVGLIADVAGLLTAVWVCRLIFG